Genomic DNA from Manihot esculenta cultivar AM560-2 chromosome 15, M.esculenta_v8, whole genome shotgun sequence:
ttcaaaatGTGAATTTTGTACTTTGTTTGCAGAATTTTGTCTTCCCAGAAGGCTCGTACAATTTTAGTGAGTGGTGCTGTTAGGAAGGGGGAGCGCTTGGTTCCACCTTTTGCACTTGAGATACTATTGCGAGTAACCTTCCCTGCATCTTCAGCTAGAGTAAAGGTGGTCAATGTTTTGGTTTAAAATTAGCTGTGCTCGGAGATACTGTAGATTCATTGGTCTTACTTCTTTTGCATGTGATTTTTTGTGCAGGCTACTGAGAGGTTTGAGGCAGTATATCCTACCTTAAGAGCAGTGGCTTTGGCTGGTTCCACTGGAAGCAAAGCAATGAAACAAGTATCATTGCAGATACTAAGTTTTGCTATTAAAGCTGCTGGAGAAAGTATAGGACTTAATTGTTTCAGTTATGTGTTTTTTTCCTGGAGCTATTTATGTATGGAAATTGATATTGAGGGTGGTTTCAATTGTTTTGAACAGGCAACCCAGAGTTATCCAAGGAAGCAGCTGGTATTTGTATCTGGTGTTTGACCCAAAATGCTGAATGCTACAAGCACTGGGTGAGCTGTTTCTAGCTcttattatgaatttttaatttgtagAACGTGGttattttcacttttatttgtctatttttttatgttttatgtcgCTTTTATGTGAATTTATTGACTCTCTCGTAATCTGGAGCAACAGGACAAGGTTTACCAGGAGAATCCAGAAGCTAGCATTGCAATTCTTAAAAAACTTTATGATGATTGGAAAGAGGTCTCTGTGAAACTGGCTCCTCTTGACCCTCTGAGGGAAACTCTGAAGAATTTTAGGCAGAAGGTAGACACTTAATTCTTTTTGGCATTTTTCATATTATTCGATGGCCATAATCAAGATTCAAGTCCCCATGTAAAAGTGGTCAACTCACCATAACAGTTGCTTGCTAAACAGAATGGTTAATCCTGTAAAGTTGAtcagttaatttttatttgaggtGTGATAATTTTCTAATTCTGATTTTATTTTTGCCTATAGAATGAGAAAGCATTGGCTGAAGGAGAAGATTCTGCTCACCAAGCATTCTTCAGGGATGCTGACAAGTACTGCAAGTTGATATTGCGGAAGTTATCCCACGGTCATTGTTGTGCAAAAACTATGGCCTTTGCTGTAGTTGCATTGGCTGTTGGTGCTGCCTTCCTTGCCCCAAATATGGAGTCGTTGGATTGGGAGAAACTCGTTATGGATGTCAACTCCCAATTATCCCAATTCGCATCGCGAGTGGGAAGTACCTACTGATAATCATCTTGCCGTTGGTGCAAAGCATCAAGTTGTCTTTTAGGATACtagtttttcttcaattttataCTTCTGATTCTGACTAAGAAAAAAAGGAGAAACTTTCGGCATGATATTTAGAGTTTCACTTGGTGATTCACATACAGTACGAGGAACTTAGGCTGTTATATTATTGAGAAAAGTATGCAGTGTCCGGGAAAAAATAAGGAGGGAAAACTGTTTCATGGgggtattatttatttttactaagaATATCAAAAAGAGTTTGATTTGAGCTTTCTGAGGTTATTTATGGTTTGGTATCTTTTTAAATAGATAATTAGCAGGCATCGATTTCTTTCATTTCTGATAATGCGTCTGGATAAAAGAACCCTAAAACGAATAACTGTcgagcattttatttttaaattactgtTTGCTTGCCATTTCATGATAAACGATGAGTGCAAATACAAACATGTCTAACTGGGGAAGCAATCAAATTCCTCTAGCCTCTGATCATCCCACAAGAGGGTTTTACTACTACCAATGCAAAATTATCGATAGAATTAATGTCAACAGAAGATGCATCCACACAAATTTCCAGTTCTCTCATCATCTGAGACATGACTAGAGAAATGTAAGAGAAGAAATGATGCGGTTTGCAAGAATTCAGAATTCAAATCAAACAATTGTATGAAAATTTCACGAAAGATATATGATACAAGGGAGTTTTCCTAGGACTCCAAGGCCCTAAATCGTAAAAGAAGTGTCAGCAATTTTCAGTCATAATCCTCCGGCGTAGCATAAGGATACTTGCTATACGCATTTTTTATTTGTGACGGATTTTCAGGTGTAGACCATGGGTACTTCAAGGATGGATCTCTTGGAAATTTCCTGAAGTTCAGAAATGGTGCCCAAAGTAGTATCCTGCACAAGATGGATAATATTTCAATATTCTTTACACTGATGACTGAACGAATTAGCGATTCTTGAAAAGAGAGGCAAACTTACCCTggaaagaaaatgaagataaaCATGAACTGCAAGTACATCTCAAAAAGCTTTCTCCTGTACCATCTCACCCTAAGCCAGTTCATGATTATTGGCTGTCAATACAATCATATAATCGCATTAGGTTCAGGATCAACAAAAGGAGATTTTTTACAATAGAAAGTGTAGGTATTTTAACTCACTGGCATAACGAGGAAATAGAAAAAGGCAACAATTGCCCATTGGATCAAAACCCATGTCAAATCCTCCTCATTATTCACTCCAGTCACTGCTAATGCTGGCTGCTCAACCTGATCAAATTattcttataaaattcaatCTCACGAACTGGGATTCATTTCCAAGACAAAGAGTATTAGGGGATTAAGGATAAATCAATTTCCATTTCTTACAGCGGCAAAAAGTGCACCAAGTTGAACTGCCAAGCTGAACTTCTTCTCATCATTGTAGTCTTCAGGCTTTCCACTGATGCATGCAACTTTCTGctataaacaaaattttaaaatttttcatggaATTTTGTATTGCAAAGAAGgaaaaagggggaaaaagaaAACTGTTACCTTATCAAGCTTGGCTGATTGGATCGGTTTGTATTTAGATTGAATACAGAGAGGGGATTTTCTGCACTGAGGCTGAGGGAGACAAGGCAAAGCCTTGGTGATTTGGAAGCTGAAAGAGCAGCTCATGTTAGAGCTCTATACTTGTTTCCtaatccttttttattttagtgcTCAGTTTCATCTTTCATGGCCACCCAAAGGAAGGGGACACAAACTCCAAATATATCTGTAGTGCATTCAGGGCCACAAAATGTAATATGATCCTCTTTCTTAGTTCCTTTGcccatcaaaaaaagaaaaattaaaattctgaaAAATTGCTCCTAAGAGGATACGACATGTCGTCAACAAGTAATACGCGTATATACTGAGATATTTGATAAGATATTTTCACTTCACTGGTTCGCCATGGCTTGCTTATCCTGCCACTGCATGAGCAGAGCTTTGGTTTTTGCTTCTCTTTCCAGCAATATTGACGACTCTCCACTTCCGCAGTCCAACACCACACGTCCTCATAATGACAAAGACAAGGCTCCAATTCCCACTATTAAATCAAAAACCAGAACCAAACGCCGCCATTCCAAACTCCAACAGCAGCTTGCTCTTATCCAGATGGAACGTGCCGTTGGCGCCGGCAGCTATCGCGATTCTGAACCCACGTTTGTTCTTCTTTCTCGCTCCATTTTCGTCATTCAAGTTGCAAATACCCATTAGTTCTTCGTATTGTGTTCATTCCATGGATGCTTTCAAAGATTTTGTATAATATTATGCGATTATGCTTTTGATTGTTTTGTGGGTTCTTATTACTTTCCCTTTAATGATAATTAGGGGCTCGGACCAGAGAACAAAGGACTCTATTTTGACGGGTCTGTCGCCGAATTCTGGTGATGCATTGGAGGGACCGGTGGAGAAGCAGCTACGAGAAACAGGAGAGTGGATTGTCGATACAACGGAGGGACAATTTCGTTCTTCTGGTACTACTCTTATTTCTTTCCCTCCTGTTTGTGGTTCTTTGAATAGATAGAtaacgattttttttttctcctgttTTTATTTGTGCACAAATTGAATCTTGTTTACAGTCCATTTTACTGGGTGCTCCAAAAATTTTCGCTTCCATGCATTCCATCTAAGAAAGTCTTTCTATTATAACTTTCCTTTTTGCTAGAAACAGCCGGCAAATTAGGTGTAGAAAATCCAGTGTTGTAATTTCAAATCATAATTACAGTATGCTGAGAAACAATGGTATATTTTGGTCCTCACTTCCTTGCAGAACTTATTA
This window encodes:
- the LOC110601320 gene encoding NAD(P)H-quinone oxidoreductase subunit L, chloroplastic isoform X1, encoding MSCSFSFQITKALPCLPQPQCRKSPLCIQSKYKPIQSAKLDKQKVACISGKPEDYNDEKKFSLAVQLGALFAAVEQPALAVTGVNNEEDLTWVLIQWAIVAFFYFLVMPPIIMNWLRVRWYRRKLFEMYLQFMFIFIFFPGILLWAPFLNFRKFPRDPSLKYPWSTPENPSQIKNAYSKYPYATPEDYD
- the LOC110601320 gene encoding NAD(P)H-quinone oxidoreductase subunit L, chloroplastic isoform X2 codes for the protein MSCSFSFQITKALPCLPQPQCRKSPLCIQSKYKPIQSAKLDKKVACISGKPEDYNDEKKFSLAVQLGALFAAVEQPALAVTGVNNEEDLTWVLIQWAIVAFFYFLVMPPIIMNWLRVRWYRRKLFEMYLQFMFIFIFFPGILLWAPFLNFRKFPRDPSLKYPWSTPENPSQIKNAYSKYPYATPEDYD
- the LOC110601321 gene encoding probable NAD(P)H dehydrogenase subunit CRR3, chloroplastic, producing the protein MACLSCHCMSRALVFASLSSNIDDSPLPQSNTTRPHNDKDKAPIPTIKSKTRTKRRHSKLQQQLALIQMERAVGAGSYRDSEPTGSDQRTKDSILTGLSPNSGDALEGPVEKQLRETGEWIVDTTEGQFRSSGKRILMFFFQWVLPIYIFMFLVTSGIVKLPFSTPQLDDLLM